In Ancalomicrobiaceae bacterium S20, the following proteins share a genomic window:
- a CDS encoding alkene reductase, with product MTDKTLFSPLRLGALTLPNRIVMAPLTRNRAAAGNVATELTAQYYAQRASAGLIISEASQVVPEGQGYQDTPGIHSDAQIAAWRKVTDAVHAAGGRIFLQAWHVGRVSHTSLQPGGGAPVAPSAIRANTKTFVNNAFTETSEPRALELSELPGVVASYRRGAANAIAAGFDGIEIHAANGYLLDQFLRDGANKRTDAYGGSIENRARLPLEVMAAVIDEIGAERVGIRISPVTPANDLIDSNPQALFEYFVGELEALKPVYIHVIEGATGGPRDVAPFDYAALRRRYSGTWMVNNGYDKAMAEAAVANGTADLVAFGKPFIANPDLVERLRLGAPLNELDRNTLYGGGARGYVDYPTLGAAA from the coding sequence ATGACCGACAAGACGCTGTTTTCGCCCCTTCGCCTCGGCGCGCTGACCCTGCCCAACCGTATCGTGATGGCGCCGCTGACGCGCAATCGCGCCGCGGCGGGCAATGTCGCGACCGAACTGACCGCGCAGTATTATGCCCAGCGTGCCTCCGCCGGCCTGATCATTTCGGAGGCGAGCCAGGTGGTACCCGAGGGCCAGGGCTATCAGGACACGCCCGGCATCCATTCCGATGCGCAGATCGCGGCGTGGCGCAAGGTGACGGACGCGGTTCATGCGGCCGGCGGCCGCATCTTCCTGCAGGCCTGGCACGTGGGTCGCGTCTCGCACACCTCGCTGCAGCCGGGCGGCGGCGCCCCCGTCGCGCCATCCGCGATCCGCGCCAACACCAAGACCTTCGTGAACAACGCCTTCACCGAGACCTCCGAGCCGCGCGCGCTCGAACTCTCCGAGCTTCCGGGCGTCGTCGCGAGCTATCGCCGCGGCGCCGCCAATGCGATTGCCGCCGGCTTCGACGGCATCGAGATCCATGCCGCGAACGGCTACCTGCTCGACCAGTTCCTGCGCGACGGCGCCAACAAGCGCACCGACGCCTACGGCGGCTCGATCGAGAACCGCGCGCGCCTGCCGCTCGAGGTCATGGCCGCGGTCATCGACGAGATCGGCGCCGAACGCGTCGGCATCCGCATCTCGCCGGTCACCCCCGCCAACGACCTGATCGACAGCAACCCGCAGGCGCTGTTCGAGTACTTCGTCGGCGAACTCGAGGCGCTGAAGCCGGTCTATATTCATGTGATCGAAGGCGCGACCGGCGGCCCTCGCGACGTCGCGCCGTTCGACTACGCCGCGCTGCGCCGCCGCTACAGCGGCACCTGGATGGTCAACAACGGCTATGACAAGGCCATGGCCGAGGCCGCCGTCGCCAACGGCACGGCCGATCTCGTCGCCTTCGGCAAGCCGTTCATCGCCAACCCCGACCTCGTCGAACGCCTGCGTCTCGGCGCGCCCCTGAACGAGCTCGATCGCAACACGCTCTACGGCGGCGGCGCGCGCGGCTACGTCGACTACCCGACGCTCGGCGCCGCGGCCTGA